The Watersipora subatra chromosome 7, tzWatSuba1.1, whole genome shotgun sequence genomic interval AGGTGTGGATAGATAAATATTACCTTCACTCACACCAATCAATGTCATTTAAAGcaaatcagaaaaaaacatagaataaaaaatagtcaagtaaaataaattatgtgtattgcAAGAAAAAGCTATTTTTGCATAACGCTGTTCCAACAGGCAAATAGGCAAGCTGTTTGTGTCTGGTATAAGACAAACATCTTGCCTATTTGTATAAAGTATAGTGGTTTCTTACAAGAGTAAAACTGTAATGGATGATTAGAAAAAATTTGAGATATAGTTTGAGATACGATATTACGCCCAGTAAACTATATACTTGGGCTTTGTATAATCTAAATTAGTTCAGAAATATACTAACGCAATTTGCTAGATTTCTCAATGTGCTATGTTTTAGTGAGTATATATCATTTTTCATAAAAGTTCATGGTTTCAttataaaactctcaaactatGTGTGATAATATACTATTGAGGCTTTTAGAATGAAAGATTATATAGCTGTAATATGAACAACAAGAATAGGTAACTCTAACTTGTGGTTTTTACAACATTTGTTGGTTAATAGCATGTCATCCTGCTGTTGCATCCGCTTACAGCTGCCATAAATAGACCCAGCATTTTGTGGTTGTACAGCTCTAACCACAAGGATATGAATACGAGTCAATAGCAGCGGTAAGATATGCTATATAAATAAACTGATTCAGTGCTGTAGTACATTCAAAGTTCTCACCTTCCTTCAGAATACAGTGCAGAGAGAAAACCTAGCTACAATACAATGTTTCAAATACCTTTTCTTTTCTGTCTGGTCATTTTTGGAGCTCAACTCGCATCCAGTAAGTATTCGCTATTACGATACATAGATTTTACTGCTCATGTTACCACACTTATTCATATCAGCAATTCTACCATACTAGTGTTTGAAAGTTTTTGATGGTACAGAACGGTTTGAACACTTATGTTAGCATCCTTCTAAATTCTTTACACGCATAAGGGATTGGGCTTCATGTTATGCATAGAGTGCCACAAAGTTAGCTTGGCGTAACTGTTGGGTTACTGCGTTATACATTATGCTATGCATAACACGCTATGCATAACATAACATGTAATTATCAGAACTGGACATAAACCGAAGATGAAAAAAGTGCAAAAAGGAGCTGCATGGAAGCCAGTGATTGAGAATAAACAATAGGACCATAATTGTCGAATGACTGACTGTAAGAGAGAATGATGCAGAAGAGTCTGAACAAATAATCAAGTTATTCTcagtttttgtgttttaatgtatttttaatctATTGATGTACTGCTTAGACACTCCCTTTACAATACTCTGGTTTCCAAGCTACGCTTATGGTCAGAGCCTAAAATTATGTTTTCTAATCAGAAAAGAGTTCTATAATAATGAGCCATAAACCACCTTTGTCATAGGATGTGAATCATTAGCTAATCACAAGTTAGTTTTAATATTAAAGGTTGTTTgagaatgaataaaaaaacgaTTTTGATATTAATGCATGGTAAAGTTTTAACTTTGATCTGAGTTATTAACAACGTTATATTTGTTGCCCATCGAGtgaaaattaaaatgctaaaacaacttaatattattttgtcagacatttatAGCAGCTTTACTAAATATATTCTATCTTTcagttgaaaaaaataatgtCATACAACATATTATTATGCTAGCCATGCTAAGGGCTTTAAAGATAATAATCTCAGGCTACAAATGGATATTATTACAAAGACTTCTGTTTTGCCGCTCTCACAGACATGTAAATGCTAAAGTTGTTGGTTGTTTGCAGGTGAGAGGTTTCAAGGGTGCTATCTAGATGATTCCACTTCAAGAGATTTGCCAGTCGCTAAAGCGATGGGTACCAGCAATAGCGTGCAGGCTTGTGTAGATCACTGCACAAGTAGAggtacaatatatatgtaaatcccTTTTCAGAGTCATCTTGGGACACATTTTTGGACACACCATTTTAGACATATTGGGTGAAACCTCGTGTTTGACAAGGTTGTCTACAAAGTATCATCCATTCTGGTTCACggtgtttataaaaaaaattttaattcagagttaatcagcataaaattttgGATTATCTGATGCCAAAAATGTCACAGATTCTTTGCAAAATGAGCTAGGACACATTTTTGACCATTTTTGAAGATATCGTGAGCATGTCTGAGCCAGACgggttatgaatattattataaccCATGACATTATTGCTActgctaaaaacaaaaaattattcttCTTAGTAGTATTACTGCTTAATAAATCTAaagataaaaattaataaacaaaaattgaaaattagcAAAATCTTCCTACCTGTAATACGGCTGACGTGACTGGTCATTGCTAAGAAGACattgggttgaaaaataaagtttttaaaaagcaaaacttTGCTCAAAGTTCAGGAAAAGTTGTGAATCTATTTTCTGATGGCTAAACAcatgcagataattgtttcGTTATGATTGGTTGGTTAATTgattaactactcactaatcataaACATTTTGTGCACTATGCTACTCTTGGCCATACGCAATCACTTTGCTGAGTTGTACCACGCAGCTCGGCTGGTTGTAATGAAAAAGGAAAAACAAGCTCTATCAAGTTTGTGCAATCAGATGGGTTTACTTTTATTTGTCCATCACTGGTAGATATAATTAACAACTATACTAAAAAGCATAAACTAGCTTTTTAGACAAAAATATTACACATCATCATACGATGCACCAAGTGAAATATTAGAAAATACTCCTAAGCTCTTTTATATTACAGCTTACAAGTATGCAGGCTTGCAAGGTAGCACGTGTTACTGCGGAGACAGCTTCGGGAAGTATTGTAAAGTCGACAACGCCGAGTGTGACACATCATGTGCCGGGCGGTCACAGGAGAAGTGTGGTTCTAGCAACAAGAACTCAGTCTACAGTACTAACTATTTGGGTGTGTATAATCTGTTTTTTATTGGTGGCCTTGTAATTTAGCTTTAATGCTAGCATTAATTTGTGAACTAATATGTTTACAGCTGTATTGAAAGAACGAAAACTGACCTAGAAAGTCGGTAATTCAAATAATGAATCTTTGTGTATTGATTGTAAACTTttctaaaactttttgtaaacatAGCCAGTGATCTTTAAGGTAATTCAAATTTAAAGCTTTCCTGTTTTTTTTTTTAGCACAATAGAAATATTAACAACTTTAACTTAATTGCCAGTAAAGTATGATGCTTTAGAATAGCGGAGGCTGAAAGTTCTtgtgaaatatattttaccAAAACACAAAGCTGCACACAATCTTACATAAACTTTGTACCTGTTTGACTTCTAGCAAAACGATATAATTTAAGGGAACAATCTATTGATCAATTAGTTGGTACCTCGGAAAGTATATCTCGAATACTTTTAGGATGCTGGTCGGACAGCCCAATCCGTGACCTTGAGAATTATACTCAAATAGATTCCTCAGAAGCAACTATTGAAACTTGTGTCGCACTCTGCCAATCCCGAGGTTAGTTTATAACCATTTGTGGGCATActcattttaaaagtttttcatCGGCATCCAACTTATTGAAATTTCACGTTCACTACTCTGTTCATACCTCACAAATGGTTTGTTGGTTAACACAcccaatataaaacttatcaatagaacattttcTACAAAATGATACCAATAAGGACCATAATACATAATTATCcattaataatttttgttgttactgctttttgttgttgtcgtgtttttaatgaaaacGATGCCTGAGAAGATCCATCATTAGAAAGTTCATAACTAGGCTGTGATTTaaagtcactaaggtctaaattcAACACATTGTCTTTGAAGTCGTTTATAATTCGGTATAAAACCAGatttgaaactttaaaatcttttAGATTAATGATTAAAACGCTATCTAGCTTCAGCCGCTAGCTTCAAGAACCAGCATGATAATGTCATAAAAGGATCGGTTTTTTATTGGCgaaattttttaagtttttttcaaacatttgaAAACACGCATAAGTagaagaaaaaaattgaaataagtAGTAATTTTATCAGTGTCCGTAAGTCCATCAAAGTGTTAATGCTCTTTACATTCAAATagctttgtacatacagatgtcTGATAAGATACTGGTTAACATCATTTGTATGACTCAAGTTTGGTCTCTATTCATGAGCTTGGCAAAAATGAACTTTTTATTCTAGAAAAATTTCTAACCATAGCGATGAAAAAGATGAAgtgcttttttaatttttagaagggtaaattttaatcttttatttaaaaataccaATTAGTTAGTTGCAAATCTTTTCAGATTTTTCAGTTGAAAGGCACGCTTTGAACGTCACTCATCTCTTTGTCACTACATGCTATATACTCATCACATATACTCATCATATGTACTCATCATatatactcatcatatata includes:
- the LOC137399991 gene encoding uncharacterized protein; the encoded protein is MFQIPFLFCLVIFGAQLASSERFQGCYLDDSTSRDLPVAKAMGTSNSVQACVDHCTSRAYKYAGLQGSTCYCGDSFGKYCKVDNAECDTSCAGRSQEKCGSSNKNSVYSTNYLGCWSDSPIRDLENYTQIDSSEATIETCVALCQSRGYRYAGAQYYRQCFCSNSYGMYPEKERSSCSTPCHGNNQQKCGGSWANSVYDALYY